A region of the Nerophis lumbriciformis linkage group LG13, RoL_Nlum_v2.1, whole genome shotgun sequence genome:
CCTACAACAAGGCAGCACAAGAGATGCTCAACTGCACCTCTGAGGACATCTCCAGAGGTGCATGGTTGGCAGCAGCTTGGAAGCAGGAGTGGGAGTCGGCTGGGCCCTCCCGAGTCCACCGCTACATGTGGGACCCAGGAGATGGCGCCATCGGAGGAGACGACCTACCACGCCGGCAATGGACCACGCTGAACCGTCTACGGACTGGGGTCGGTCGCTTTGGGTCATCAATGAAGAGGTGGGGCTTGGCGGACAGTGCGGCATGCGAGTGCGGTGACCCTCATCAGACCGCCGACCATATAATCAACATCTGCCTCTTATATGGACCACCCTCGGAAGCCAGCCTCTTCCACCTCGGACCAGAGACGCGACACCGAGTTGGACATCTGACGTTTCACGAAAGAAGAAGAATATCTCCTTCTATATCAGTTCTACTTTGTACCCCTCTTAAATAAATGAAGGCTGTAAAAACACTTCAAGGAGGAAACACTTTTGGTTGATTTGGTCATCCTTTATTTTAATGATGCAAAGATTAATTAGCAAGTTAGCTGTTCTCTAATTACATAGAGTAGATCCCGTCACCATGCTACTACAACATGTTAGCAACCAGAGAGTCATAGCTAAAGACATTCTCCTCAGGACCATGTCTGGAATCATTCTGAAGATCCACACCATGGAAACAAACTGAGAAGACAAGCAGAACCACTATCAGGTGATCAGACCAGATTGGTCACATGTCATCAGCACAGGTGTTTCTTACCTAAATAGTCCAGGACATGCTAATGAGGGCGGGGTTTTCATCAACATATTCAGACCTGGCAGACCTGCGTCGTCTCTTATTTGGAACCCAGCCTCCACCACAACTCTTGAGACAAAGTTCAAGACAAAGTCATTTGATTCATCAACATGTTTTCACACTGAAGATGTTCTCACTGCATGTCTGTACTATTCAAGAAGCAGGCATACCGGCTGGCAGTCTCCGTTCTGGTTAGGACACAGTACAACGCTGCAGTGCACGTAGATCTCGTTGCCGCTTTCAACAAAGTGGAACATGTGGAAGGAGAAGTCGCTCGACGTTGTCTGTCCATTAATCCCCACCTTGACCAGCCGGCTGGACTGGGAACAGCTACTCACAAACATAAACCTCCGAGTTACAAGTTCCATCCCTGCTTCAGTCTCAGAGCAAACTGAAAACGTTGAACTTGGAACATTGGTGACTGATAAAGGTCAAAGCAACAATGACGTGAGCTTCTCACCCATCAGAGATCAGGTCGAATCGCAGACCATCATCAGGCGATGGCCCGTCGGTGGCCCAGCAGGAGTTGGTCACCAAGGAGACCAGGTTGCCATCCAGGCCCTCTGTCATCATCTCCACAAAGATGCTCTGATTCAGCTGAATGGCCACGTTCGGCTGCAACATATATTTGTGTGCTGAGTCCTTGTAGGCGGTCATGTTTAGCGTGTAGTTCCACAATCCAGACACCATCTGCTTCATCACCGAACTGTAACACAGCACACCTAGCATCAATGCACATGCATAACGTAAAGCATGACAGGTCTCGGAGGAATGCGACCTACGACCAGTTCTCACTGTCGATGGGCATTAACTTGCATCCCTTCAAGAGACTCAAAGTGCGTTCACACCTCATTTTCACCTCAACAGGAGCAACTGAGAGTTCAGCACAGTAGCATCTGCCAGCTTGAAGCAATATTTGTCCAGAGTGCTCAGGCTagttaatatacaggtaaaagccagtaaattagaatattttgaaaaacttgatttatttcagtaattgcattcaaaaggtgtaacttgtacattatatttattcattgcacacagactgatgcattcaaatgtttatttcatttaattttgatgatttgaagtggcaacaaatgaaaatccaaaattccgtgtgtcacaaaattagaatattacttaaggctaatacaaaaaagggatttttagaaatgttggccaactgaaaagtatgaaaatgaaaaatatgagcatgtacaatactcaatacttggttggagctccttttgcctcaattactgcgttaatgcggcgtggcatggagtcgatgagtttctggcactgctcaggtgttatgagagcccaggttgctctgatagtggccttcaactcttctgcgtttttgggtctggcattctgcatcttccttttcacaataccccacagattttctatggggctaaggtcaggggagttggcgggccaatttagaacagaaataccatggtccgtaaaccaggcacgggtagattttgcgctgtgtgcaggcgccatctccatctccatagagcaggtcagcagcaggaagcatgaagtgctctaaaacttgctggtagacggctgcgttgaccctggatctcaggaaacagagtggaccgacaccagcagatgacatggcaccccaaaccatcacccaaccatgcaaattttgcatttcctttggaaatcgaggtcccagagtctggaggaagacaggagaggcacaggatccacgttgcctgaagtctagtgtaaagtttccaccatcagtgatggtttggggtgccatgtcatctgctggtgtcggtccactctgtttcctgagatccagggtcaacgcagccgtctaccagcaagttttagagcacttcatgcttcctgctgctgacctgctctatggagatggagatttcaagttccaacaggacttggcgcctgcacacagcgcaaaatctacccgtgcctggtttacggaccatggtatttctgttctaaattggcccaccaactcccctgaccttagccccatagaaaatctgtggggtattgtgaaaaggaagatgcagaatgccagacccaaaaacgcagaagagttgaaggccactatcagagcaacctgggctctcataacacctgagcagtgccagaaactcatcgactccatgccacgccgcattaacgcagtaattgaggcaaaaggagctccaaccaagtattgagtattgtacatgctcatatttttcattttcatacttttcagttggccaacatttctaaaaatcccttttttgtattagccttaagtaatattctaattttgtgacacacggaattttggattttcatttgttgccacttcaaatcatcaaaattaaatgaaataaacatttgaatgcatcagtctgtgtgcaatgaataaatataatgtacaagttacaccttttgaatgcaattactgaaataaatcaagtttttcaaaatattctaatttactggcttttacctgtatatatcagtgtttcggGATCCCCGAAGGAGAAACGCCTCTGGTTCAGCATCTTGTTTAAGCATATATTGACAAACAGCAGAGGGGACTGGGCCCCACCTGTGTCTCACAGTGCAGTCTCCATTGCAGATGCAAAATCACGTTATCACATGCTCTGTAAAGATCACTCTGACTCCAACTAACTTTGCTTGCATCCGGAAGGTCATATTCAGGAGCTCTGGCTGAGTCTGGAAGCAGGACAGGTTCATTTGAAACGGTTCCGGCACTCCCGAAGCGTTGACCACGGTGTTTTCGTAGAGCACGTGGCTGGCGTTGGCCTGAATGAGTCAAGAGGTTCCATGTTGAATGGCTGTGATACCAGTGCTTAAGTTGATTTGGCTTGGAGGGACACGCACCGTCACCAGCACCCCGCATGGATCTTGACTGTCAAAGCTGAAGGTCACCATGTGGTTGGATTCGTTCACCTGTCCTGTGCACGAGTCATTGTTGAGGTGCAGTTGCCTGTAGTCCACACCCCGCTCTTCCAGGAGACAGCCCACCAGGGTGACAGAGGCAGAATTCTCCACGCAGACTGGTAGCACATCTGAAAAAAAGATGCAAAACGGGGCCGGACCTCAGCATCATGTTTGAGGACGGACCCCGAGAACTCCCCAATAGCCGCACCTAGAGTCTGATTGGAGGCAAAAATGGCCCGACAGAAGCAGCCGATTCCACCGTTGACGCCATCGGCACAGAACTCGTGATCCACACAGCGAGTGTCCTGACAGAAGGTCAGAGGGTCGGCTAGAAAGCAAAGAGGCACAGGTCGCTGAAGAAGTCATTTTAATACAAGCTGAGAATTGTATTTTCAGTACAAGTAACAGTCGTATATTTGTAAAGGTTGGCACTAAACACTGCAATCGATTACATTTGCCTGCCTTCTTTTTTGTTCGAAGGAGAAATTGTATGTGaggaaaacaacattttttaaggAAGATTCAAAGTTTTCTGGTTTCCTGTCTTTCTTTCATTCAGGCCAATGACATGCCGTCTTGTTAggggcggtgtagctcggttggtagagcggccgtgccgccaacttgagggttgcaggttcgatccccgattctgccaccctagtcactgccgttgtgtccttgggcaagaccctttacccacctgctcccagtgccacccacactgctttaactgtaacttagatattggctttcactatgtaaaagcgctttgagtcactagagaaaagcactatataaatataattcactttactcatacttgccaaccttgagacctccggtttcggggtgtgggggggtgtggtgtggggcggggcgtggttggggcgtggggcgtggctaagaggggaggagtatatttacagccagaattcaccaactcgagtatttcatatatatatatatatatatatatatatatatatatatatatatatatatatatatatacgtatatatatatatatatatatatatatgtatgaaatacttgactttcagtgaattctagctatatatatatatatatatgtatttattttattatatatatatataaataaaataaatactttaatttcagtgttcatttatttacacatatacacacacataacactcatctactcattgttgtacttgaaagtacaatgcaatacaattccggggcaatggcacctatcaaatacacagtaatgaaaacacagttgttctactaactgtactgtgtgttatgagagtagagtatgtgtgtgtgtggccctttaataggtgacataatgtgaggtgagtgacgtcagtgagtagggtgagtgcggggagggactagttggttttgtgttggattggctgtgtgcaagcaatcaataaagcaagatctgcaactaatcgctggactcatcattcaccctaaagtcgtccgctgtggagacccactgccgggtaaggtgaagggtgttgccccgagcatacatcagccctggagaagtgtctcccctgcgctcttcgactacggtctcgtacttctgcttcgtctccttgtgtgcgcacactggagctggagggggcgtggcctccagctccggctgaattccgggagattttcgggagagaatttcttccgggaggttttcgggagaggcgctgaatttcgggagtctcccgggaaatccgggagggttggcaagtatgactttactTCACTTTACTTTGTTACGATGTCAATGAACTGAACACATTAGGATTTACCAAACTACTTTACTGTATCGTTTGGTGGAAATCGACACTGTCACCACTACAGGAACTTGAAGAACCAGAATGCACCAGGAAGTCAACTAACACAGAAAAATGATCATGTATTCCCAGGTCATGTTAATCAGGAAAAGCAATAACATTGGTCTTCTGTTTAGTGCCATCTGGTGGCCAACATTGGAGCTGTCGTTCCCAGTGAGGGATGGCTTTTTGACACTGGTGGGCATGTTTAATATATCGTAATTGGTTCATGTACTCTCAAAAACCCAAGTGAGTAACAGAGATGGTCTTACAGCAGTTGGCGTCTGTCCTCCAGCTCTCCAACGTGTGGTTCATCTTCAGGCTACAGGCTTGAGCGTAAGCCTCCAAAAACTCACATTTGAGGCCGTCCACATCTGGATACTGACACAGCGTGTGGTTGCAGGCGCTGACGTATGGCTCTGGATCGATGTCAGCATGACAGGCGGTGAAGTCAGTGCCGTTCAGGATTTGACAGCTTCAGTGGGGATAGAACGATGGATTCGAAGTCAAGACCATAAAAGAGCCGCTTGTGTTGTGTTTTTATCTCACTGTTCAGTGACTGCGGTGCAGTTGATGGATGGGTCAGCTGGCTCGTTGAACTGCATCTCACAGCTGGGACGCGACAAAGCGAAGACCATGGAACAACACAAAGTAGAACATGATGAAGCTGCACTCAGGAGACGTTCACACAGTGACAAGGTCTCACCTGTCGGAGCTGAAGTCAGACGACTTGGCCTCATTTAAGGTCTCACTGGAGTTGGCGCACAAACCCCCGCGGTTGGTATCGTCTTCGTAGGCGTTCTCTGACAGAAAGATTTCAGTCAAACTTTTTTCTTTCCCTCGCGaccatgaaagggacaagcggtatcaaatggatgaatggatctgGATTATTGCTGGATCAATTCATAGTATTCACTAGAAATGTCTTGATCAGCATTTCTGGCCCCCAATCCtgatccgatactttgacaatagtaTATGGATGTAAAAGGTTTTTaacaagtaactaaagtaaacataatatcacatttttaaaaacttatagagtttgtgggtgttttttttgTAGATTAGATGTTGTATTAAATCTCTGGTATTGAATGCTGCGTACAAATTGTTTCAGATCAGCTAGGCTTGTTAGCTCATCAACCGATTTCCTatcattggaaaaaaataaaaaatatcagccCCTGATTCGATCCATCGaatcggtgtgcggcttcagcggtcgcggaggcaaaaactcggacatgggaggagttcggggaggccatggaaaaagacttccggacggcttcgaagcaattctggaccaccatccgccgcctcaggaaggggaagcagtgcagtgtcaacaccgtgtatggtggggatggtgctctgctaacctcgactgcggatgttgtggatcggtggagggaatacttcgaagacctcctcaatcctaccagcacgtcttcctatgaggaagcagggcctggggaatctgtggtgggctctcctatttctggggctgaggttgccgaggttgttaaaaagctcctcggtggcaaggccccgggggtggatgagatccgcccggagttccttaaggctctggatgttgtggggctgtcttggttgacaagactctgcaacatcgcgtggacatcgggggcggtacctctggattggcagaccggggtggtggttcctctctttaagaaggggaaccggagggtgtgttccaactatcgtgggatcacactcctcagccttcccggtaaggtctattcaggtgtactggagaggaggctacgccggatagtcgaacctcggattcaggaggaacagtgtggttttcgtcctggtcgtggaactgtggaccagctctatactctcggcagggtccttgagggtgcatgggagtttgcccaaccagtccacatgtgctttgtggacttggagaaggcattcgaccgtgtaccccgggaagtcctgtggggagtgctaagagagtatggggtaacggactgtcttattgtggcagttcgctccctgtataatcagtgccagagcttggtccgcattgccggcagtaagtcggacacgtttccagtgagggttggactccgccaaggctgccctttgtcaccgattctgttcataacctttatggacagaatttctagacgcagtcagggcgttgaggggatctggtttggtggctgcaggattaggtctctgctatttgcagatgatgtggtcctgatggcttcctct
Encoded here:
- the LOC133614012 gene encoding alpha-tectorin-like: MLFNGEEIVQVTGQGTRIFTDISGCQHDGKYYFADTSGCDSEGGFVTCSAESDLTVVPQTNTDCVRDVNVCTVTASNLVSFDANYSVSVEDRCAYTLFSEPNVRVVGVFKERRRKDVMFLDHVIIHLMDSDGIVQLGPADRVKVNDTELNLNSSVETHGGVEVRKNDTGVTAVMSYAVNYTTSVFFNGNTAQVFMTYVWVLAENAYEDDTNRGGLCANSSETLNEAKSSDFSSDSCEMQFNEPADPSINCTAVTEHCQILNGTDFTACHADIDPEPYVSACNHTLCQYPDVDGLKCEFLEAYAQACSLKMNHTLESWRTDANCSDPLTFCQDTRCVDHEFCADGVNGGIGCFCRAIFASNQTLDVLPVCVENSASVTLVGCLLEERGVDYRQLHLNNDSCTGQVNESNHMVTFSFDSQDPCGVLVTANASHVLYENTVVNASGVPEPFQMNLSCFQTQPELLNMTFRMQANSVMKQMVSGLWNYTLNMTAYKDSAHKYMLQPNVAIQLNQSIFVEMMTEGLDGNLVSLVTNSCWATDGPSPDDGLRFDLISDGCSQSSRLVKVGINGQTTSSDFSFHMFHFVESGNEIYVHCSVVLCPNQNGDCQPSCGGGWVPNKRRRRSARSEYVDENPALISMSWTI